The sequence AGGCGCGGGACTGGGTGCTTGCGTATTCAGAAGAGTATGCTACCAAAACGGAAGCTTATGCTCGCGAACGTGAGGTAAAAGGCTGGAAAAGCAGAAGCAGGGTTTTAAGATTGATACAGGGTGATTAGTCTGTTTGCCTGGGTGCATCCCGTGGATTT comes from Saccharicrinis carchari and encodes:
- a CDS encoding GIY-YIG nuclease family protein, which encodes CHFYILHSPSKNKYYIGYTCDGLVSRLEKHNMHHKGYTGQARDWVLAYSEEYATKTEAYAREREVKGWKSRSRVLRLIQGD